The DNA segment TTTTTAGTTTTAATAACAATAGTTTGCTTTCTATTGATAGTGGTAATAATGGTTCAAAACCCTAAAGGTGGCGGATTATCTTCTTCAATAGGTGGTTCTCAAATGTTGGGTGGCGTACAAAAAACAACAGATTTCTTAGACAAAAGTACTTGGACATTGGCCACGGTATTAATTGTACTTATATTACTTTCCAGTTTAAGTTTTGGAGGATCATTAAGCGACACCGATTCTAAAATTATTGAAAAATCAGAAACTGCTGCGCCTGCTCAAAAAGAGGCTCCAGTTCAAAGCACACCAGCTGCTGAACCAGTAAAGAAATAATTTACTTCAGAAAACATAATAAATGCCAGCCTGTCAAAGCTGGCATTTTTTTTAGGAAAAATTGTCAGTTTAAGTCTGTTGGCACAATTTCTGACGTTAAAAAAACCAATTAAAAATAAATAAAAAACATTTCATTATGGCTTTAAATATTAAACCGCTTTCAGACCGCGTACTTATTGAACCTGTTGCTGCCGAAACCCAAACTGCATCAGGAATTTTCATTCCAGACACTGCAAAAGAGAAACCACAAAAAGGAACTGTTGTTGCTATTGGAAACGGCAAGAAAGACGAACCTTTGACTGTAAAAGTTGGAGATACCGTTCTTTACGGAAAATATGCAGGAACTGAATTGAAATTAGAAGGAAAAGATTATTTGATGATGCGTGAAGACGACATCTTGGCAATCATCTAACAAAGAATTAAGTTCGAAGAATTAAGTATTAAGACAATTAAAAGTTAAAAAAATAATGGCAAAAGACATAAAATTTGATATCGAAGCACGTGACGGATTAAAACGTGGTGTTGACGCATTGGCAAACGCAGTAAAAGTAACTCTTGGACCAAAAGGTCGTAATGTAATTATTGGAAAATCCTTTGGGGGACCAAACGTTACCAAAGACGGTGTTACAGTTGCAAAAGAAATCGAATTGAAAGACCCATTGGAAAATATGGGAGCTCAAATGGTAAAAGAAGTTGCTTCAAAAACGAATGATTTAGCGGGTGACGGAACCACAACTGCAACCGTTTTGGCGCAAGCTATCGTAAAAGAAGGCTTGAAAAACGTAGCTGCAGGAGCCAATCCAATGGACTTGAAACGTGGAATTGACAAAGCTGTTGAAGCCATTGTTGCCGACTTGAAAAAACAAGCAAAAGTAGTGGGAAGCGATTCAGAAAAAATCAAACAAATCG comes from the Flavobacterium limnophilum genome and includes:
- the secG gene encoding preprotein translocase subunit SecG; translated protein: MSTFSIFLVLITIVCFLLIVVIMVQNPKGGGLSSSIGGSQMLGGVQKTTDFLDKSTWTLATVLIVLILLSSLSFGGSLSDTDSKIIEKSETAAPAQKEAPVQSTPAAEPVKK
- a CDS encoding co-chaperone GroES, whose translation is MALNIKPLSDRVLIEPVAAETQTASGIFIPDTAKEKPQKGTVVAIGNGKKDEPLTVKVGDTVLYGKYAGTELKLEGKDYLMMREDDILAII